A segment of the Cellvibrio sp. KY-YJ-3 genome:
GCCAGCACCCAACCGTTTTTGCTCGCATTTTTTGCGCTTTATTTAAGCGTATCGATTTTATTCTCACTCAAACAACCGCCCAACTTAAAAGGTTTGGTGGATGGCAGTTTGGTGTTCGGTTTGCCGATTGTCGGTTTTGGTTTGCAAACCGCGCTGCTTAAACACACTGAATACGGCTTGGCGATTAGTGCATTAATTCTGGCGATAATTTATATCACGCTGGCGCGCGTGCTCTGGGCAAAATACCAACAAACCCATCGTGTATTGATTGAATCATTTATTGCCTTGGGTGTGACCTTTGCCACGCTCACCATTCCGCTGGCGTTAGACGCGCAGTGGACATCCGCCACTTGGGCCTTGGAAGCGGCAGGTTTAATTTGGGTCGGCATGCGTCAGCAGCGATTGCTACCGCGCTGTGCCGGTTACTTGTTGTATATCGCAGCGGCGGTGTCATTACTGATTGACGGTATTAGTGCTGGTTCCTTGCCCATTATTCGCGGTGATTTTATCGGCTTGCTGATCCTGTCTGTCGCCGCGCTGGCGATTGCCTTCACTGCAGATCGTTTTATTTCCGTGCTGCGCTCAAGCGAAAAACACCTGGCATCCGTTGCGCAAATTATTGCGTGGCTCTGGTGGTTGCATGCGGGTTATATGGAGTTAAGTGCCCATGTGGCGGGCGAGCAGCATTTTGCCGCGCTGATTGGTTTTTTTGCCGTCTCCGTTGCCGGTGTAATCGGGTTAAGTAAAAAATTAAGTTGGCCGTCACTGGCGTCGCTCGGTTTTTGGTTATTGCCTTTAACGTCACTCTGGGCGCTGCGTAATTTTGGCGAAGGCTTATTTATCGGTTATGGCGTTTATCCGTCGCAGGGGTGGGGTTTATTGGCGCTTGGTTTATTTATTGCGGTGCAATATCGCTTTTTATGGAGCCGCCGCGAATTGTCATCCGGCGGTTTATTAAGTGTGTGGCACATTTTAAGCGCGTGGTTTTTATTCACGCTGGTGTATTGGGAGGCAAGTCATTGGCAGGGTGTTATGCAATGGTATGGCACCAGTGCGGCGGTATTGTGGTTTGCGTGTTTGGTTGTGCCCTTGGTTGCGCTGTTGTATTTCACACCTAAATCCATTTGGCCGTTTGCGGCTTATCCGGCGGATTATAAAAATTATATTCCTGCGCCGTTGTTGCTGTTATTACTCGGTTGGTTTGTTGTTGCTTCACATTATTCCGGTATCACCAATCAATTTTATTTACCCATACTCAATCCGCTGGATTTAGCACAAGCCGCTGTATTGGCGATTGTTGCTTATGCTATTAAGCGCGGCTTTATTAATTTGCACACAGCACCCGCCGAGTTGCGCTACGGCTTGCTCGGTGGTTTGGGTTTTGTGTGGATTAACCTGGTGCTGCTACGTGCAATTCACCATTACGCGGCGGTGGATTATGTCGCCGCAGTCATGTGGGATTCTGCCATCGTACAAATGTCGCTTTCCATTTTGTGGGCGATTTGCGCTTTGGTAGTTATGAACATTTCCCGCCGCCTGCAAGAACGCAAACTCTGGATGCTCGGTGCTGGTTTACTTGCCCTGATAGTCGCAAAACTATTCCTGAAGGATTTAAGCGGCGCAGGCACCTTGGCAGGTGTTGTGTCGTTTATGGCGGTAGGTGCATTGATGTTATTGATTGGTTATTTATCGCCGATTCCGGCGAAAGCAAAAGCGGTAGAGCCTGAGTAAACGCACTCCGAAATCGTTTGCGATTAGGGGCTTTGTTTCGAAAACGCATGAATACATCCCTGTAGCTCCCTCAAGTCGTCCCTGACTTGAGGGTTTCGAAACAAAGCCCCTAACAGCAAACTTATACTCTGCCAATGTGCGATTTGTATAAGAGGTAAAAAATGAATTCCCTTAAAAAGTATTTGACTACTATTGGAATGGCACTGGGTTTTAGTGCGGGATGTAGTGCTGAAATAATACCCGTTTATAAAATTGACGCTGCCACTGGCAGCTATGTGCAAACTACCTTAACCCACGATATTTATCGCTACAGTGCCGATACACAATTAAAAGATTTAATCGTTACCGATCAACAAGGCAATAAGCTGCCGTACCGCATTAGCGCGCCGGATACAAAAATCAGCGTGCAAACGCAACAAACGCCTGTGCGTTATTTCCCGGTGCCCGTCGGTGCATCGCCAGAAACTTTGTTGATATTAAGCAGCGCCTCTATTCGTTTGGCGGATAACGAAATTTCCGTCAGTGTAGAGAAGGGCAACAACCCCTTAGCGGAAAACCAAACTGCCGCTACCGATTTTTATGTGGTGGATTTGAGCGATGTAAGAACCCGTGTTGACAGCTTGGCTATTCTTTGGCCGATTAACGAGGCGCATCAATATCTGGAAGTGGAGGTCAGTGGCACCAATGATATGACCAACTGGACACCTATCACCAACACCACACTGGTGCAATTGCAGAAAGAGGGCGAGTATTTAACGCGCAATAAAATCGCGCTAAACCTGAATGAAATGCAATATGCCTATTTGCGCTTAAAATTTACGCGCGGTGGCGACAATTTAAAACTCACCAGCGTTCATATTGAAAATACCGATAAAATTGCCAACGCACCCACCGCTGACACCTGGGAAGTGCAGGGAGCCTTGGCAGAAAAACAAAGCTCTGCTTTACACGCTGAACGCCACAACAATAATTCAGCCGTCGCCGCATGGGAATTTACCCGCGACGATATCGCTCCGGTTAGTCAAGTGAGCCTGAATTTAGGCAACATTCAATACGGTGATCGCCTCAATGTTTTTTCCCGTCACAGCAGCAAACAACCGTGGCAATTAGTGCATCAAGGTATTTGGTTTAACGCCCAAGTCGGCAGCGAATGGCAGCGCAGCGACGCCATTAGTATTTACAGCAACAGCGATACGCAGTGGCGCGTTGAACTCAACGAATTAGTGCGCACCACGCTAACACCTGCGCTGGTATTTCACCGCACAGCACAGACCTTACAATTTATCGCCAACAACACCGCCCCCTATAACATCGCCATAGACAACCAAACCACCACCGACCACCAAGCCGTTAGCGCGCAAATATTTTCGCAACTTATGGCAGGGAAAGATGTGCAATGGGAATCCGTAACCGCAGAACCCCTGAACCCCAACCTCGGCTCCTTCGCTCGTCACCAAATAGATATCAATTGGAAAACCATTTTATTTTGGTTGGTGTTGATTAGTGCGGTGGGGGCGTTAGTGTGGGTGGCGGTTCGGTTGGTGGGGCAGATGGCTAATACAAAACCTCAGGAGCCTAAATAATGTCGATTAAGGAAGATGATGATATATGGGCAGGAGATCTTCTCGGCAGAAAAGATGATGGCATCTATTTACAACGTTTTATTGAAAATTCGTATCGAATGGACACTGCTCATCAAAATTCATTTGTTTTGAACATAAACTCGGAATGGGGTGCTGGTAAAACTTGGTTTCTTGAACGTTTTGCGAAACAGCTTAAGCAAAATCACCCAGTGATTTACTTTGATGCGTGGAAGAATGACTTTACTAAAGATCCACTCACTTCACTAATTGCCGTCATATGTCAAGGCTTAGAGGAGCAATTTTCTGGCAATGCAACAGCTAGGAAAAAAGTGGCTTTAGTTAAAAAAAATGCACTCAAGTTTATTAAACCATCGCTTCCTGTTGTTCTTGCCGCTCTGGCAAAGCATTACACGGGAATCGCTTTCATGGAAAGTCAAGATGAAGAGGATGTGGATACGGATAAATCTTCAGCGCAAGATTTATCATCTTCGTTGACTAAAATAGCAGCATCAGAGGCAATGAACAGTTTTCATGAACAAAAGAAAGGTATCAACGATTTCATTACAGCAATAAAAGTGTTTGTTGAGCATCTTCGCTCTGTCAAAGGTAAAGATTACTTACCTATTTGCATTTTTATAGATGAGCTTGACAGGTGTAGACCAACATATGCCATTGAATTACTTGAGGCGGTGAAGCATATATTCAGTATTGGAGGCTTGTTTTTTATAATTGCAAAAGATTCAAAACAACTTGCTCATTCAATAAATGCAGTTTATGGACAAGGTTTTAATTCGGCAGCATATCTAAAGCGATTTTTTTATACGGAATATTCGCTATCAACTGTTGACTACGACAAGATGGCTATACATTTGGTTTCAGGATTTGACTTTAAAAATAGAATTTATTTACCTTCGGTCTATTTGGATAAAGTGGGGATTGATGGCTACTTTTCAATGAATTCAAGATTTTTTCAACTAACCCCAAGAGAGCAAGAGCAGG
Coding sequences within it:
- a CDS encoding DUF2339 domain-containing protein, which codes for MVLLIIFTLVGMGLGEAAFYENGWLIGGALGFLITKIIQLSGQVTRLQRDVKQLQSPPISPAPTAQPVTALPVSVASPVNAEPEPLQQASQHQPPQHQTLLDERLKEHGIELPPAQPQLPPQTAARQTTVPQSQTVYQPAAARYERPPRQPNAVEKAAEKLQQYLKDFFTQGNPIVRIGMVVMFFGLSFLVKYAANQGMFPLELRMAIVAAIALVLIGLGWKTRDREGGYGLVLQGGGIGALYLTIFAAAKMYALMPTGVALVLMLIIVALGVLLAVIQNAQVLALMATAGGFLAPILTSDGSGNHVGLFSFYLLLNLGILAIAWFKTWRLLNWVGFVFTFVITSLWGVLKYEPHLYASTQPFLLAFFALYLSVSILFSLKQPPNLKGLVDGSLVFGLPIVGFGLQTALLKHTEYGLAISALILAIIYITLARVLWAKYQQTHRVLIESFIALGVTFATLTIPLALDAQWTSATWALEAAGLIWVGMRQQRLLPRCAGYLLYIAAAVSLLIDGISAGSLPIIRGDFIGLLILSVAALAIAFTADRFISVLRSSEKHLASVAQIIAWLWWLHAGYMELSAHVAGEQHFAALIGFFAVSVAGVIGLSKKLSWPSLASLGFWLLPLTSLWALRNFGEGLFIGYGVYPSQGWGLLALGLFIAVQYRFLWSRRELSSGGLLSVWHILSAWFLFTLVYWEASHWQGVMQWYGTSAAVLWFACLVVPLVALLYFTPKSIWPFAAYPADYKNYIPAPLLLLLLGWFVVASHYSGITNQFYLPILNPLDLAQAAVLAIVAYAIKRGFINLHTAPAELRYGLLGGLGFVWINLVLLRAIHHYAAVDYVAAVMWDSAIVQMSLSILWAICALVVMNISRRLQERKLWMLGAGLLALIVAKLFLKDLSGAGTLAGVVSFMAVGALMLLIGYLSPIPAKAKAVEPE
- a CDS encoding P-loop NTPase fold protein → MSIKEDDDIWAGDLLGRKDDGIYLQRFIENSYRMDTAHQNSFVLNINSEWGAGKTWFLERFAKQLKQNHPVIYFDAWKNDFTKDPLTSLIAVICQGLEEQFSGNATARKKVALVKKNALKFIKPSLPVVLAALAKHYTGIAFMESQDEEDVDTDKSSAQDLSSSLTKIAASEAMNSFHEQKKGINDFITAIKVFVEHLRSVKGKDYLPICIFIDELDRCRPTYAIELLEAVKHIFSIGGLFFIIAKDSKQLAHSINAVYGQGFNSAAYLKRFFYTEYSLSTVDYDKMAIHLVSGFDFKNRIYLPSVYLDKVGIDGYFSMNSRFFQLTPREQEQVFVNLKNCILSSDLDTLHYPYLLFLLSLKLKHEDLYKLLMEDKDSKEFAEFMKARGGIDNIYAGLTLGRTINRPHRKSNPENLNIPSVINFYIKLIDKKHEELDGSSSSYMFQDEVMEELWKERKNENLKGNNKTSISSYFFLITQAGRLLKSQ
- a CDS encoding DUF3999 family protein, producing MNSLKKYLTTIGMALGFSAGCSAEIIPVYKIDAATGSYVQTTLTHDIYRYSADTQLKDLIVTDQQGNKLPYRISAPDTKISVQTQQTPVRYFPVPVGASPETLLILSSASIRLADNEISVSVEKGNNPLAENQTAATDFYVVDLSDVRTRVDSLAILWPINEAHQYLEVEVSGTNDMTNWTPITNTTLVQLQKEGEYLTRNKIALNLNEMQYAYLRLKFTRGGDNLKLTSVHIENTDKIANAPTADTWEVQGALAEKQSSALHAERHNNNSAVAAWEFTRDDIAPVSQVSLNLGNIQYGDRLNVFSRHSSKQPWQLVHQGIWFNAQVGSEWQRSDAISIYSNSDTQWRVELNELVRTTLTPALVFHRTAQTLQFIANNTAPYNIAIDNQTTTDHQAVSAQIFSQLMAGKDVQWESVTAEPLNPNLGSFARHQIDINWKTILFWLVLISAVGALVWVAVRLVGQMANTKPQEPK